The Nocardioides sp. S-1144 genome includes a region encoding these proteins:
- a CDS encoding class I SAM-dependent methyltransferase yields MLTVDFDRLGLTAGDRVLDMGCGAGRHAFEMYRRGADVVAFDMDADELAGVLDLFGAMKEAGEVPEGAQADIKQGDALELPFADDEFDRVVASEVLEHIPDDTQAVRELVRVLRPGGTLAVTVPRWLPEVVNWKLSEEYHNAEGGHIRIYTDHELVDKVTKGGRSNDGNPGDAMLFEGKEYAHGLHTPYWWIKCAVGVTNDDHPAARAYHKLLVWEIMKQPKALQYAGKVLDPLIGKSMVLYFRKPAAPRA; encoded by the coding sequence GTGCTGACCGTTGACTTCGACCGCCTCGGCCTCACCGCCGGTGACCGCGTCCTCGACATGGGGTGCGGCGCCGGCCGGCACGCCTTCGAGATGTACCGCCGCGGTGCCGACGTGGTCGCCTTCGACATGGACGCCGACGAGCTGGCCGGCGTCCTCGACCTCTTCGGGGCGATGAAGGAGGCCGGTGAGGTGCCCGAGGGCGCCCAGGCCGACATCAAGCAGGGCGACGCGCTCGAGCTGCCCTTCGCCGACGACGAGTTCGACCGGGTCGTTGCCTCCGAGGTGCTCGAGCACATCCCCGACGACACCCAGGCGGTCCGCGAGCTCGTGCGGGTGCTGCGGCCCGGCGGCACCCTGGCGGTCACCGTGCCGCGGTGGCTGCCCGAGGTCGTCAACTGGAAGCTGTCCGAGGAGTACCACAACGCCGAGGGCGGCCACATCCGGATCTACACCGACCACGAGCTGGTCGACAAGGTCACCAAGGGCGGCCGGTCCAACGACGGCAACCCCGGCGACGCGATGCTCTTTGAGGGCAAGGAGTACGCCCACGGGCTGCACACGCCGTACTGGTGGATCAAGTGCGCGGTCGGCGTCACCAACGACGACCACCCCGCCGCCCGGGCCTACCACAAGCTCCTGGTCTGGGAGATCATGAAGCAGCCCAAGGCCCTGCAGTACGCCGGCAAGGTGCTCGACCCGCTCATCGGCAAGAGCATGGTGCTGTACTTCCGCAAGCCCGCCGCGCCCCGGGCCTGA
- a CDS encoding glycosyltransferase family 4 protein → MRIAMLSYRSKPHCGGQGVYLRHLSRELVALGHEVEVLSGQPYPELDAGVELTKVPSLDLYREPDPFRVPRREEFRDLVDVEEFATMCVGGFPEPRTFSRRISRILAERAGDFDVAHDNQVLGTGMLDIEGYGLPLVTTIHHPITFDRRIDLDQARTPWRKLTLRRWYGFLRMQGRVARRARLVITPSEASKRDIAQDFGVDPARMRVILLGVDDMFVPPTRPRVPGRIMAMASADAPMKGISTLLEAFAKLRTERDVELVLVSRPAPGGRTEKLIERLGIGDRVRFVHGVSDAELVELMGSAELACVPSLYEGFSLPTAELMACATPLVVSRAGAIPEVVGADGDCADLVTPGDVEELKQAVAALLDDPERRARMGAAGRRRVEELFSWRAVAVKVAQAYEDAIADFHDDQKERPTRADR, encoded by the coding sequence ATGCGCATCGCCATGCTGTCGTACCGCAGCAAGCCCCACTGCGGGGGACAGGGCGTCTACCTGCGCCACCTCAGCCGCGAGCTGGTCGCGCTCGGCCACGAGGTCGAGGTGCTCTCGGGTCAGCCCTACCCGGAGCTCGACGCCGGCGTCGAGCTGACGAAGGTGCCGAGCCTCGACCTGTACCGCGAGCCCGACCCGTTCCGGGTGCCGCGCCGCGAGGAGTTCCGCGACCTGGTCGACGTCGAGGAGTTCGCCACGATGTGCGTCGGCGGGTTCCCCGAGCCGCGCACGTTCAGCCGCCGGATCAGCCGGATCCTCGCCGAGCGGGCCGGTGACTTCGACGTCGCCCACGACAACCAGGTGCTCGGCACCGGGATGCTCGACATCGAGGGCTACGGGCTGCCGCTGGTCACCACGATCCACCACCCGATCACCTTCGACCGACGCATCGACCTGGACCAGGCCCGCACGCCGTGGCGCAAGCTCACCCTGCGGCGCTGGTACGGCTTCCTGCGGATGCAGGGCAGGGTCGCGCGCCGGGCGCGGCTGGTGATCACGCCGTCCGAGGCCTCCAAGCGCGACATCGCCCAGGACTTCGGCGTCGACCCGGCCCGGATGCGGGTGATCCTGCTCGGCGTCGACGACATGTTCGTCCCGCCGACCCGGCCCCGCGTGCCCGGCCGGATCATGGCGATGGCCAGCGCCGACGCCCCGATGAAGGGCATCTCGACGCTGCTCGAGGCCTTCGCCAAGCTGCGCACCGAGCGCGACGTCGAGCTGGTGCTCGTCTCCAGGCCGGCGCCCGGCGGCCGCACCGAGAAGCTGATCGAGCGGCTCGGGATCGGTGACCGGGTCCGGTTCGTCCACGGCGTCAGCGACGCCGAGCTGGTCGAGCTGATGGGCTCCGCCGAGCTGGCGTGCGTGCCCTCGCTCTACGAGGGCTTCTCGCTGCCCACCGCCGAGCTGATGGCCTGCGCCACCCCGCTCGTGGTCTCCCGGGCCGGCGCGATCCCCGAGGTCGTCGGTGCCGACGGCGACTGCGCCGACCTGGTCACGCCCGGCGACGTCGAGGAGCTCAAGCAGGCCGTCGCCGCGCTGCTCGACGACCCCGAGCGCCGGGCCCGGATGGGCGCGGCCGGACGGCGTCGCGTCGAGGAGCTGTTCAGCTGGCGCGCCGTCGCCGTCAAGGTCGCGCAGGCCTACGAGGACGCGATCGCCGACTTCCACGACGACCAGAAGGAGCGCCCCACCCGTGCTGACCGTTGA
- a CDS encoding NAD(P)/FAD-dependent oxidoreductase, with the protein MDAGPREGEDPEVTTVDVDLLIIGAGPTGLFAAYYAGFRGHRVAVVDSLPELGGQVTAMYPEKQILDVAGFPSVKGRDLVEGLVAQANTAKPEYLLERTATTFAQRTGDDAGVTVGLDDGTEVRAGALLITAGIGKFSPRALPAGAGWVGRGLEFFVPSFAPYAGKDVVIVGGGDSAFDWALHLEPIAGSVTLVHRRDAFRAHARTVEQVRASGVEIVTRAEVAALRGRTTVEEVDLVVDGVTTTRPCQAVVAALGFVADLGPIQGWGIEVSKRHVVVDAAMRTSLPRVFAAGDITEYDGKVRLIAVGFGEAATAVNNATVAIDPSAHVFPGHSSEAP; encoded by the coding sequence ATGGACGCCGGACCCCGCGAGGGGGAGGATCCGGAGGTGACCACCGTCGACGTCGACCTGCTCATCATCGGGGCCGGGCCCACCGGGCTGTTCGCCGCTTACTACGCCGGGTTTCGTGGGCACCGGGTCGCCGTCGTCGACTCGCTGCCCGAGCTGGGCGGCCAGGTGACCGCGATGTACCCGGAGAAGCAGATCCTCGACGTCGCCGGCTTCCCCAGCGTCAAGGGCCGCGACCTCGTCGAGGGGCTGGTCGCGCAGGCCAACACCGCCAAGCCGGAGTACCTGCTCGAGCGCACCGCCACCACCTTCGCGCAGCGCACCGGCGACGACGCCGGCGTCACCGTCGGCCTCGACGACGGCACCGAGGTGCGGGCCGGGGCGCTGCTCATCACCGCCGGCATCGGCAAGTTCTCGCCCCGCGCGCTGCCGGCCGGCGCCGGGTGGGTCGGGCGCGGTCTCGAGTTCTTCGTGCCGAGCTTCGCGCCCTACGCCGGCAAGGACGTCGTCATCGTCGGCGGCGGCGACAGCGCCTTCGACTGGGCCCTGCACCTCGAGCCGATCGCGGGCTCGGTGACGCTGGTCCACCGCCGCGACGCCTTCCGCGCCCACGCGCGCACCGTCGAGCAGGTGCGTGCCTCGGGCGTGGAGATCGTCACCCGGGCCGAGGTCGCCGCCCTGCGCGGCCGGACCACGGTCGAGGAGGTCGACCTCGTCGTCGACGGGGTGACGACGACGCGGCCGTGCCAGGCCGTCGTGGCCGCCCTCGGCTTCGTCGCCGACCTCGGGCCGATCCAGGGCTGGGGGATCGAGGTGTCGAAGCGGCACGTCGTGGTCGACGCCGCGATGCGCACCAGCCTGCCGCGGGTCTTCGCCGCCGGCGACATCACCGAGTACGACGGCAAGGTGCGCCTGATCGCGGTGGGGTTCGGCGAGGCCGCCACGGCCGTCAACAACGCCACCGTCGCCATCGACCCCAGCGCGCACGTCTTCCCGGGCCACTCCTCCGAGGCGCCCTGA
- a CDS encoding DUF1707 SHOCT-like domain-containing protein yields MVDLWSSFPLDPRERAHAALRASDEDRELIRAELSSAFGAGKLDADELEERLDAVGSARTLGDLPPIVSDLVPLKPPPARPTKSLVGVPHDELQRRAVAEWQDRRRNAVSAFVGSAVICWAIWLAIYLGTDGGAFPWPLIVNAVTLLNLVRTSTSREVMVRDELARLEKKQARQQRWPKGLA; encoded by the coding sequence GTGGTCGACCTGTGGTCGTCGTTCCCCCTCGACCCGCGCGAGAGGGCCCACGCCGCCCTGCGCGCCTCCGACGAGGACCGGGAGCTGATCCGCGCCGAGCTGAGCAGCGCGTTCGGCGCCGGCAAGCTCGACGCCGACGAGCTCGAGGAGCGCCTGGACGCCGTCGGCTCGGCGCGCACGCTCGGCGACCTGCCGCCGATCGTCTCCGACCTGGTGCCGTTGAAGCCGCCGCCCGCCCGCCCCACGAAGTCCCTCGTGGGCGTCCCCCACGACGAGCTGCAGCGGCGCGCGGTCGCCGAGTGGCAGGACCGGCGCCGCAACGCGGTCTCGGCGTTCGTCGGCTCCGCCGTCATCTGCTGGGCGATCTGGCTGGCGATCTACCTCGGCACCGACGGCGGCGCGTTCCCGTGGCCGCTGATCGTCAACGCCGTCACGCTGCTCAACCTGGTCCGCACCTCGACGTCGCGCGAGGTGATGGTCCGCGACGAGCTCGCCCGCCTGGAGAAGAAGCAGGCGCGCCAGCAGCGCTGGCCCAAGGGCCTGGCGTGA
- a CDS encoding ion channel — MLRSLRAVQSHPSALLLGLQLLVILAYPFLDASTSGRAVLGAVQVSVVLAATWAVRRTPTLSWVAVVFGAPAVVFSVLEAFASQTSWVVLVSALLHVPFYLFVSYALIRYLFHDDKVTRDELFATGAAFTVVAWAFAYVYAGAQVVWPDSFIAHGGEGPRPWFELLYLSFTTLTSVGLSDVAPIDDHARSLVMLEQVTGVFYVALVVARLVGLTARRA, encoded by the coding sequence ATGCTCCGCTCGCTGCGCGCCGTCCAGAGCCACCCCTCGGCGCTGCTGCTGGGCCTGCAGCTGCTCGTGATCCTGGCCTACCCGTTCCTCGACGCCTCGACCTCCGGGCGGGCGGTGCTCGGTGCGGTCCAGGTCTCCGTCGTGCTCGCCGCCACCTGGGCGGTGCGGCGCACCCCGACCCTGTCGTGGGTCGCCGTCGTCTTCGGTGCACCGGCCGTCGTCTTCAGCGTGCTGGAGGCCTTCGCCTCGCAGACCAGCTGGGTGGTGCTGGTCTCGGCGCTCCTGCACGTGCCGTTCTACCTGTTCGTCTCCTACGCCCTGATCCGCTACCTGTTCCACGACGACAAGGTGACCCGCGACGAGCTGTTCGCGACCGGGGCGGCCTTCACCGTCGTCGCCTGGGCCTTCGCCTACGTCTACGCCGGCGCCCAGGTCGTCTGGCCCGACTCGTTCATCGCCCACGGCGGCGAGGGCCCCCGCCCGTGGTTCGAGCTGCTCTACCTGTCGTTCACCACCCTCACCTCGGTCGGGCTGTCCGACGTCGCGCCGATCGACGACCACGCCCGCTCGCTGGTGATGCTCGAGCAGGTCACCGGGGTCTTCTACGTCGCCCTCGTCGTCGCCCGTCTCGTCGGCCTCACCGCCCGCCGCGCCTGA
- a CDS encoding DMT family transporter: MLPGPGAGLRWGLLGVVAFSFTVPMTRVALGGLSPLLVGSARAVVAAGLAVLCLGLARERLPRGRQWARLAVVGAGVVVGFPLLTSYALTTAPASHGAVVVAMLPAATAVTTVVRSGERPRRAFWVAAAAGAVAALVFASFQGDGFGGLHRADLLLVAAVLAAAVGYAEGGLLARELGAWQTISWALVVCAPPMLVLALVALRAGAPQATPTEWAAFGYLAVVSMFLGFLAWYRGLAIGPMASVSQVQLAQPVLTIAWAGLLLGEEVTTATVLGGVAVVACAAGAVRVRSAPAGPPRTGQVRVRRGGR, translated from the coding sequence GTGCTACCAGGTCCCGGTGCCGGGCTCCGGTGGGGGCTGCTGGGGGTGGTGGCCTTCTCCTTCACGGTGCCGATGACCCGGGTCGCGCTCGGGGGGCTGTCGCCGCTGCTCGTCGGCTCGGCACGGGCCGTGGTCGCCGCCGGCCTCGCGGTCCTGTGTCTCGGGCTCGCCCGCGAGCGGCTCCCGCGCGGGCGCCAGTGGGCCCGGCTCGCGGTCGTCGGCGCCGGCGTCGTCGTGGGGTTCCCCCTCCTGACCTCCTACGCGCTGACCACCGCGCCGGCGAGCCACGGGGCCGTCGTCGTCGCGATGCTCCCGGCCGCCACCGCGGTGACCACGGTGGTGCGCTCCGGTGAGCGGCCGCGGCGCGCGTTCTGGGTCGCGGCGGCGGCTGGGGCCGTCGCGGCGCTGGTCTTCGCCTCGTTCCAGGGCGACGGGTTCGGCGGGCTGCACCGGGCGGACCTGCTCCTCGTGGCCGCCGTGCTGGCCGCGGCCGTGGGGTACGCGGAGGGCGGGCTGCTGGCCCGCGAGCTGGGCGCGTGGCAGACGATCTCCTGGGCGCTGGTCGTCTGTGCGCCCCCGATGCTGGTGCTCGCGCTGGTCGCCCTCCGGGCCGGGGCGCCGCAGGCCACGCCGACCGAGTGGGCCGCCTTCGGCTACCTCGCCGTGGTCAGCATGTTCCTCGGCTTCCTCGCCTGGTACCGCGGCCTGGCCATCGGGCCGATGGCGTCGGTCAGCCAGGTCCAGCTGGCCCAGCCGGTCCTCACCATCGCGTGGGCCGGCCTGCTCCTCGGGGAGGAGGTCACGACGGCTACCGTCCTCGGCGGCGTCGCCGTGGTCGCGTGCGCGGCGGGGGCCGTCCGCGTCCGGTCGGCGCCGGCGGGTCCGCCCCGCACGGGTCAGGTGCGGGTCAGGCGCGGCGGGCGGTGA